From the Longimicrobiaceae bacterium genome, the window CTACACGCTCCCCCTCACGCTCCAGAGGTGCCTCGCGGCGGCCGATCCGAGCGATCTGAACCCCACTCGCACGACCGACCCGAGATCGCCTGTGAGCACAGTTCTCGGATTCTGAGCACCCGATTTTCAACAGACTTCTAGTTTCGGGTGAACTGGAGAGCGACGCGCCAGTCGAAGCCGCGAAGTGGCTCTGGTACCGGTATAACATGTCTCCAGGACTACGTCACGAGATTGCGTCGACGACCATCGAACGCGACGTCGGTCGGTTAGTTGAACAATGGTTCACGCGCGGCGTGGCGATAGTCTCCCCTTCGGGCATAGACGAGTTCCTCTCGGCTGAATTGTGAGGTGCCCCTAACGAGAGGCCGCCGCTCTCATGTGAGAACGGCGGCTTCCTGTTTAATCTGCCGAAGCGGTCAGATGAAGATCGACGTCTCGGCACCGGGGGGGATGGCACCGGCGGCACGGCCGCGGGCGAAGAGCTCGCGGATGGCGGCTTCGCCCTCGTCGCCCAGGTCCGACGAGAAGTGGTTGACGTACAGGTCGATGTGCTGCTGCTGGACGGCCTCTTCCATCTCCTGTGCGTTGGCGCGCACGTACTCGCGCGAGGCGTCCGGGTGCGCGAACGCGAAGTCCACCGAGCGGCGCACGCCGTCTTCCAGCGCACGCAATGCCGGCTCGCCCAGGCTGCGGCGCGCCAGGATGCCGCCCAGCGGGATGGGCAGCCCCGTCTCACGCTCCCACCACTCGCCCAGGTCGACGACCTTCACCAGCCCGTGCTGCGGATACGTGAAGCGCGACTCGTGGATGATGAGCCCCGCGTCAACCTCGCCGCGCTCCACGGCGGGCATGATGTCGCTGTATACCAGCTCCACGGGCTCGCCCAGCGCGGGCGCGAAGAGCCGCAGCAGCAGGTACGCCGTGGTGAAGCGGCCGGGGATGGCGACGCGCTTTCCCGAGAGGTCGCCCGCCTCCAACGGCTCGCGCGCCACGAGCAGGGGCCCGCACCCGCGCCCCAGCGCGCCGCCACTGCGCAGGAGCACGTAGTCGTTCAGCAGGTACGGGATGGCGCCGTAGGAGACCTTGGTCACGTCCAGCTCGCCCGCGCGCGCGAGCTGGTTCAGCGTCTCCACGTCTTCCAGGCGCTCCGTGAACTTCATGCCGCCAGCGTCGATGCGGCCGTGCACCAGCGCGTCGAAGATGAATGTGTCGTTGGGGCAGGGCGAGTAGCCCAGGGTCAGATCGGTCTTGCCGGTCATCTATCCTCCGGTCCTTCGGTAGATGTGTCGATGTTCCAGGCAGCGGCCACCACGCGCGCCGCCTTCTGCGCCGCGACGGCCGCCTCGCGGATGCGCCAGCGGCTCATGTCGCGGTCCTCCACGTGGTTGCTCACGGCGCGCAGCTCCAGGAACGGCACGCCGTAGATGGCGCAGACGTGCGCCAGCGCCGCGCCCTCCATCCCCTCGCACAGCGCGCCGAAGCGCCGCGCCAGCTCCTCGCCGCGCGCGGCGGTGCCGGAGCAGCACGACACGGTCACGAACGGGCCCACGCGCGTCGCGATGCCCGCCGCCTCCAGCGCCGCCCGCGCCGCATCCATCCGCGCCGGGTCCGCGGCGAACTCGTTGTAGCAGACGGTGTCGCCGCGCCGGTGCAGCGGGATGCCGATGGCTTCGGTAGATATCCAGCCGCCGGGCGCCTGCACACCCTCGTCTCCGTAGATGGCGGACGAGGCGAGCGCGACGTTCCCGATCTCCAGTCCGGAGCCGGGATACGCCCCCGCGATCCCGAAGCCGAGGACGCCGCGCACCGTCGCGCGCTCCAGCAGCGCGGTCACGGCCTGCGCGACATTCGTCTTGCCCATCCCCGCGGGCAGGAGCACGACCGGCGCGCCGTCCAGCCGCCCGCGCCACGCCCTCTTGCGCCCGATCTCCACCTCCGCCGCATCCACCAGCGCCGCGAGCAGCTCGCCGCACTCCTGCGGCACCGCGCAGATCAGCGCGAGCGGCTCACGGGCCGGGGCGGTGTTCACAGGCACGCCGGGGGCGGGAGATGCGGGGCGGGGAAGCTCAAGCGCGTCGCTGGGTTGCGGTAGATTCGGCAGATGCGTGGCGAGCCGCGAATCTACATCGCGCCGGATGCGCGGGAAACCCGCCGCGCCGCATCTCTCCCACGCCGGAGCCTGTCCGATCCGCGGCGGGCGCGGCAGATTGCCTCTCGATCACGCCGAACCCCCGCAGCCCCCGACCCGATGCGCCCGAAGAACCGCATTTTCTTCCTCGCCGTCTCCGCCGTCCTCGCGTCCGCGAGCGGGTGCGGGGCTCCGCGTGCCGTGCCTGCTCCCGCGCCTGCACCGGCACCCGCGGTGCACCAGGCGTTCGGGTACGCGATGGCGTGGACGCGCACGGCGGGCGTGGCGCTGCGCGGCGACTCCGGTTCCGTCGCCATCCCGTACGCGTCCATGCGGCTGGACGCGTACGACTCCGACTCTGCGTCCATCGCGGTGCGGTGCTGGGCGTGCCCCGGCTCGCCCGTGGGCCGGGTGGACAAGTCCGACGTCGTCTACCAGCCCAAGTCGCCCGCGGAGGCTGCCTCCGGCGACCTGGCCGAGTTCGTCCTGGCGGTCCGCGAGGCGGCGCGCAGGCACGACGTGGACGCGCTCCGGCCCGTCCTGTCGCCGCGGTTCGTGCATGCCACGGACGGGCCGGACGGGGTGCTGGAAGCGCTCGCCTTCTGGCAGTCGGAGGGCTTCCGCAGTCTGGACGCCGTGGTGGCGGTGCTGGACCGCGGTGTCGTGGAGGTGCAGGGGATGGGCGTGCAGGCCGCGCCGCCAGCGTACGCGCTGCGGCCCGG encodes:
- a CDS encoding 1,4-dihydroxy-6-naphthoate synthase, with translation MTGKTDLTLGYSPCPNDTFIFDALVHGRIDAGGMKFTERLEDVETLNQLARAGELDVTKVSYGAIPYLLNDYVLLRSGGALGRGCGPLLVAREPLEAGDLSGKRVAIPGRFTTAYLLLRLFAPALGEPVELVYSDIMPAVERGEVDAGLIIHESRFTYPQHGLVKVVDLGEWWERETGLPIPLGGILARRSLGEPALRALEDGVRRSVDFAFAHPDASREYVRANAQEMEEAVQQQHIDLYVNHFSSDLGDEGEAAIRELFARGRAAGAIPPGAETSIFI
- the mqnB gene encoding futalosine hydrolase, giving the protein MNTAPAREPLALICAVPQECGELLAALVDAAEVEIGRKRAWRGRLDGAPVVLLPAGMGKTNVAQAVTALLERATVRGVLGFGIAGAYPGSGLEIGNVALASSAIYGDEGVQAPGGWISTEAIGIPLHRRGDTVCYNEFAADPARMDAARAALEAAGIATRVGPFVTVSCCSGTAARGEELARRFGALCEGMEGAALAHVCAIYGVPFLELRAVSNHVEDRDMSRWRIREAAVAAQKAARVVAAAWNIDTSTEGPEDR